In Planctomycetota bacterium, a single window of DNA contains:
- a CDS encoding type II toxin-antitoxin system VapB family antitoxin, with translation MATNLAIDDALLDKAKRVGGFRTKKETVTTALEELIERREQRKIIKHLGTFEFRSDWDYKQDRRGREHRH, from the coding sequence ATGGCAACGAATCTGGCGATTGACGATGCGCTGCTCGACAAGGCGAAGCGCGTGGGCGGCTTCCGCACCAAGAAAGAGACCGTCACCACGGCCCTCGAAGAACTGATCGAGCGCCGCGAGCAGCGCAAGATCATCAAGCACCTCGGCACGTTCGAGTTCCGAAGCGATTGGGACTACAAGCAGGACCGCCGCGGCCGTGAACATCGTCATTGA
- a CDS encoding PIN domain-containing protein, which yields MNIVIDTCVWSLVLRRPRPDAANEWVRAFHAHVTRGDEIHLIGPILEELLEGLRLARDFDRLVEALRSFPLVPLGRDTYVAAARLRNACQRRGVQAGHTDALIAAACIEQGLPLLTSDTDFARIAEHCELILLPPLPA from the coding sequence GTGAACATCGTCATTGACACCTGCGTCTGGTCGCTTGTGCTCCGTCGTCCGCGACCCGATGCGGCGAATGAGTGGGTTCGGGCCTTCCACGCGCATGTGACCCGGGGCGACGAGATTCACCTCATCGGGCCAATCCTCGAGGAACTTCTGGAGGGGTTGCGGCTGGCGCGCGATTTCGACCGCCTGGTCGAGGCCCTGCGGTCGTTCCCACTCGTCCCGTTGGGGCGCGACACCTATGTGGCCGCAGCGCGCCTCCGCAACGCGTGCCAGCGCCGGGGCGTCCAGGCCGGCCACACTGACGCCCTGATCGCTGCCGCCTGCATCGAGCAGGGTCTGCCGCTCCTGACCTCGGACACCGACTTCGCCCGCATCGCCGAGCACTGCGAACTCATCCTCCTGCCGCCCCTTCCTGCCTGA
- a CDS encoding Gfo/Idh/MocA family oxidoreductase, which yields MIRCALISGKGMGILHGKNFHGLPDSKVVAVCDMDPKLLETAKAEFKAPGFASIEELLAGAEFELALLITNETRRIPPLRQLLAAGKHVFTEKPLCGMEGQYRVREHDACIAAAAIKEWKASKLQFGINYNYRFFRHFQRLHNEAVEGRFGTLRLVRARAHFNCWSHVIDQILWTMGRPEWVSVSGNPSEPGGWTRFIRMQWANGVIGELDGSNLWGYDDHPLRIQICGDTAYGEARGLDGWYRRCKGSSWPTAVEETWEVEPGVQEYKESFGRMAAAVIEAMKAGQPFPADGDAAWNELLFEAAVHRSALHDGARVRLADVEKACMAEGC from the coding sequence GTGATTCGCTGCGCGCTGATCAGTGGCAAGGGCATGGGCATTCTGCACGGGAAGAACTTCCACGGCCTGCCCGACTCCAAGGTGGTGGCCGTGTGCGACATGGACCCGAAGCTGCTGGAGACGGCGAAGGCGGAGTTCAAGGCGCCCGGCTTCGCGTCCATCGAGGAACTGTTGGCGGGCGCCGAGTTCGAGCTGGCATTGCTCATCACGAACGAGACGCGGCGCATCCCGCCGCTGCGCCAACTGCTCGCCGCCGGCAAGCACGTGTTCACCGAGAAGCCCCTGTGCGGCATGGAAGGCCAGTACCGCGTGCGCGAGCATGACGCCTGCATCGCCGCCGCCGCCATCAAGGAGTGGAAGGCGTCGAAACTCCAGTTCGGCATCAACTACAACTACCGCTTCTTCCGCCACTTCCAGCGCCTGCACAACGAGGCGGTCGAGGGCAGGTTCGGCACGCTGCGCCTCGTGCGCGCCCGCGCCCACTTCAACTGCTGGTCGCACGTGATTGACCAGATTCTCTGGACGATGGGCCGCCCCGAGTGGGTGAGCGTGTCGGGCAACCCCAGCGAGCCGGGGGGCTGGACGCGGTTCATTCGCATGCAGTGGGCCAACGGCGTTATCGGCGAACTCGACGGCTCGAACCTCTGGGGCTACGACGACCATCCGCTGCGCATCCAGATCTGCGGCGACACGGCTTACGGCGAGGCCCGCGGCCTGGACGGCTGGTATCGCCGCTGCAAGGGCAGTTCGTGGCCGACCGCGGTCGAAGAGACCTGGGAGGTCGAGCCCGGCGTGCAGGAGTACAAGGAATCGTTCGGCCGCATGGCCGCCGCCGTCATCGAGGCGATGAAGGCGGGCCAGCCCTTCCCCGCCGATGGCGACGCCGCGTGGAACGAGTTGCTCTTCGAGGCGGCCGTCCACCGCTCCGCCCTGCACGACGGCGCCCGCGTGCGCCTGGCCGACGTTGAAAAGGCCTGCATGGCCGAAGGCTGCTGA
- a CDS encoding glycosyl hydrolase family 28-related protein — protein MVRAALSCLGLALAASSCMPVQLAATDEEFAGPFPSWADARRDYGAVGDGQADDTAALQKALDDLRKEDATRKVLWLPAGTYRITRTLELLRAKHHESTGISILGEDPRTTTIRWDGAPAGVMFLANPWYARIGRLTFDGAGRALTALRHGEAFTTFNELSDLAFRDVAFGIEAGMKNGIAETAVYRCKFLRCSKAGISIQNFNSLDWWIWNCEFSDCAVGVTNRYGAGHFHVYDSVFLRSAEADMSIGNTQYFSVRNNTSVGSKAFFVAGPQGAGAQITFQGNTTDSPITIGNRGPVLLLDNVFLLDAGPAVKLAEHTHAASVGNTFLHNDAVRHGARFRALDDRVTRREKVPPGFLDLPEPLSRKARPVIEVAAGADAAAIQRAIDEAARLLGQRPIVHLPAGKYRIEATLTVPARCDVQLVGDGVLTATRLEWAGKGEGPVVRLQGPSRATLRELSISGGKEADGLVVAGCDQQGGRVFLEQVLASSSEVGLLVEGLGRTNVVARDFGHGSNKGVGVKVVGTGQPPVEGGKVLIFSGASSNNGLSYDVSKHGWLLVRDMWYESGNEPRFMRCTDAGTFTLHNAVVAHNRKKVAPGIEVEGFRGRLAFLGCCFTGEPATLPAIVLKGDGKETQFLALGAHGNGEYYANESAGARAARLLSVQYTPGGGAKEIDDAGEWDDAFLRDMLEQTRSHHPEPLARTPLGATDARLFRLTVSGRTAVVVKSALK, from the coding sequence GTGGTCCGCGCCGCCCTGTCGTGCCTTGGTCTGGCTTTGGCCGCCTCATCGTGCATGCCCGTTCAACTCGCCGCGACCGATGAGGAATTCGCCGGCCCCTTCCCCAGTTGGGCCGATGCCAGGCGCGATTACGGCGCCGTGGGCGACGGCCAGGCCGACGACACGGCCGCGCTTCAGAAAGCCCTCGACGACCTGCGCAAAGAGGACGCCACCCGCAAGGTGCTCTGGCTGCCCGCCGGCACCTACCGCATCACCCGCACCCTCGAACTGCTCCGGGCCAAACACCACGAGTCCACCGGCATCAGCATCCTGGGCGAGGACCCGCGCACCACGACCATCCGCTGGGACGGTGCGCCCGCCGGCGTGATGTTCCTCGCCAATCCCTGGTATGCCCGCATCGGGCGCCTGACCTTCGACGGCGCGGGCAGGGCCCTCACCGCCCTCCGCCACGGCGAGGCGTTCACCACCTTCAACGAGCTGTCCGACCTGGCCTTCCGCGACGTGGCCTTCGGCATCGAGGCGGGGATGAAGAACGGCATCGCCGAGACGGCCGTCTACCGCTGCAAGTTCCTCCGCTGCTCGAAGGCGGGCATCAGCATCCAGAACTTCAATTCGCTGGACTGGTGGATCTGGAACTGCGAGTTCAGCGATTGCGCCGTGGGTGTCACCAACCGCTACGGGGCGGGCCACTTCCACGTCTACGACAGCGTCTTCCTGCGTTCCGCCGAGGCCGACATGTCCATCGGCAACACCCAGTACTTCAGCGTCCGCAACAACACCTCAGTCGGGTCCAAGGCGTTCTTCGTCGCCGGGCCGCAGGGCGCGGGCGCCCAGATCACCTTCCAGGGCAACACCACCGATTCGCCGATCACGATCGGCAACCGCGGCCCCGTGCTGCTCCTGGACAACGTGTTTCTCCTCGACGCGGGGCCGGCCGTGAAGCTCGCCGAACACACCCATGCCGCCTCGGTGGGGAACACGTTCCTGCATAACGACGCTGTGCGGCATGGAGCGCGCTTCCGAGCGCTGGACGACCGCGTGACGCGGCGTGAGAAGGTGCCCCCGGGGTTCCTCGACCTTCCCGAGCCGCTGTCGCGCAAGGCGCGACCCGTCATCGAGGTCGCCGCGGGCGCCGACGCCGCGGCGATCCAGAGAGCGATTGACGAGGCCGCTCGCCTCCTCGGCCAGCGGCCCATCGTCCACCTGCCCGCGGGCAAGTACCGCATCGAGGCCACGCTCACCGTCCCCGCGCGCTGCGACGTGCAGCTCGTGGGCGATGGCGTGCTCACGGCCACCCGCCTCGAGTGGGCGGGCAAGGGCGAGGGGCCGGTCGTCCGGCTCCAGGGGCCGTCGCGGGCCACGCTGCGCGAGTTGAGCATCAGCGGCGGCAAGGAGGCCGACGGCCTCGTCGTCGCCGGCTGCGACCAGCAGGGGGGCCGCGTGTTCCTCGAGCAGGTGCTCGCATCGAGCAGCGAGGTGGGCCTGCTCGTCGAAGGCCTGGGCCGCACGAACGTGGTGGCGCGCGACTTCGGCCACGGCTCGAACAAGGGGGTCGGCGTCAAGGTCGTCGGCACCGGCCAGCCGCCCGTCGAGGGCGGCAAGGTGCTCATCTTCAGCGGCGCATCGAGCAACAACGGCCTCAGCTACGACGTCTCGAAGCACGGCTGGCTGCTTGTGCGCGATATGTGGTACGAGTCGGGCAACGAGCCGCGGTTCATGCGCTGCACCGACGCCGGCACGTTCACGCTGCACAACGCCGTGGTGGCGCACAACCGCAAGAAGGTGGCGCCCGGCATTGAAGTCGAGGGCTTCCGCGGCAGGCTCGCGTTCCTCGGGTGCTGCTTCACAGGCGAGCCCGCGACGCTGCCCGCCATCGTCCTCAAGGGCGACGGCAAGGAAACGCAGTTCCTCGCCCTCGGCGCGCATGGCAACGGCGAGTACTATGCGAACGAGTCAGCGGGCGCCCGTGCGGCCCGTCTGCTCAGCGTGCAGTACACCCCAGGCGGCGGCGCAAAAGAGATTGACGACGCGGGCGAGTGGGACGACGCCTTCCTCCGCGACATGCTCGAACAGACCCGTTCGCACCATCCTGAGCCGCTCGCGCGCACGCCTCTGGGCGCCACCGACGCGCGCCTCTTCCGCCTCACCGTCAGCGGGCGCACGGCAGTGGTGGTCAAGTCTGCCCTGAAGTAG
- a CDS encoding M60 family metallopeptidase has product MLAGLRLAGAEPADLEALLKGVTEIVAPGAAVGPVAVFGDKAFPVMTGRNGKARLPVLAAARWGKGRVVLAGHEGLYGTTQRPDQRQLIVNTATWLAGDRPKPIRVLVVDHRQVAPVLKEAGFEVSVLGVGQLADSLPKADVLFVSGNQFTAPDRGPLRDAVAAFIEGGGGYFDGIPGWGWQQLNPRLSLPNDHGGNRLTAQMGLVIADGIVGNTGKEGFLADRSGLDLTHAGRALAALERQANDGPKLSKDDLAQVGATLTSACAAVPDGDTLLLPKLHALIAKQGEAAVPMPKQPLGLDNPIGRIACVLQNAEMRRTPAEKLKAHPAAAGFPGPVPPEARRVERTVTVDTAVPDWASTGLYAAPGEALEVTLPPEAAKAGLGLRIGAHTDHIWGHDRWSRFPEISYATALTAPTTRFGNPFGGIVYITVPRGCKLGRIEVRIKGAVEMPYFVQGETPLHLWRTEIRKRPAPFAELATRKIILIIPASVVRGLDDPEALMNVWDAGLDAIADLAAMPRDRERPERICSDQQISAGYMHSGYPIMTFLDVPPTMVDRDKLVKGGASTCWGFWHELGHNHQSGHWTFGGTGETTVNLFSLYCCERVSNEPVAKNSWLNPPQRNKTVAKYFADGAKFEDWCRDPALSLMFYAQLQQAFGWGAYQRVFAGYRAARSGDLPHNDDQKRDQFLVRFSREVGRDLGPFFTAWGIPTSEAARKSLAGLPVWLPPDFKSGIPFTLDP; this is encoded by the coding sequence GTGCTCGCCGGACTTCGGCTGGCGGGGGCCGAGCCGGCCGACTTGGAGGCGCTGCTGAAGGGCGTGACGGAAATCGTCGCGCCCGGCGCGGCCGTGGGCCCCGTGGCCGTGTTCGGCGACAAGGCATTTCCCGTGATGACAGGGCGGAACGGCAAGGCCCGCCTGCCTGTGCTCGCCGCGGCACGCTGGGGCAAGGGGCGGGTGGTGCTGGCCGGCCACGAGGGCCTCTACGGCACCACGCAGCGGCCCGACCAGCGCCAGCTCATCGTGAACACCGCCACGTGGCTGGCCGGCGACCGCCCGAAGCCGATCCGCGTGCTGGTGGTGGACCACCGCCAGGTCGCGCCCGTGCTCAAGGAGGCGGGCTTCGAGGTCTCGGTCCTCGGCGTGGGGCAACTCGCCGACAGCCTGCCGAAGGCCGACGTGTTGTTCGTCAGCGGCAACCAGTTCACGGCGCCCGACCGCGGGCCGTTGCGCGACGCGGTGGCGGCCTTCATCGAGGGCGGCGGCGGCTACTTCGACGGCATCCCCGGCTGGGGCTGGCAGCAGCTCAACCCGCGCCTGTCGCTGCCCAACGACCACGGCGGCAACCGCCTGACGGCGCAGATGGGCCTCGTCATCGCCGATGGCATCGTGGGCAACACGGGCAAGGAGGGCTTCCTGGCCGACCGGAGCGGGCTCGACCTCACCCACGCCGGCCGCGCCCTGGCCGCCCTCGAGCGCCAGGCGAACGACGGCCCCAAGCTGTCGAAGGACGACCTTGCGCAGGTGGGCGCTACGCTCACCAGCGCGTGCGCCGCCGTGCCGGACGGCGACACGCTGCTCCTGCCGAAGCTCCATGCCCTCATCGCGAAGCAGGGCGAAGCCGCCGTGCCCATGCCGAAGCAGCCGCTCGGGCTCGACAACCCCATTGGGCGCATCGCCTGCGTGCTCCAGAACGCCGAGATGCGCCGTACCCCGGCCGAGAAGCTTAAGGCTCATCCCGCCGCCGCCGGCTTCCCAGGCCCCGTGCCGCCCGAGGCCAGGCGCGTCGAGAGGACCGTAACTGTGGACACCGCGGTGCCCGACTGGGCGAGCACGGGCCTCTACGCCGCGCCCGGCGAGGCCCTCGAGGTCACGCTGCCGCCCGAGGCGGCCAAGGCCGGCCTGGGCCTGCGCATCGGAGCCCACACCGACCACATCTGGGGCCACGACCGCTGGAGCCGCTTTCCCGAGATCAGCTATGCGACCGCCCTCACGGCGCCGACGACGCGGTTCGGCAATCCCTTCGGCGGCATCGTCTACATCACCGTCCCGCGCGGCTGCAAGCTCGGCCGCATCGAGGTCCGCATCAAGGGCGCCGTGGAAATGCCGTACTTCGTCCAGGGCGAGACGCCGCTGCACCTGTGGCGCACCGAGATCCGCAAGCGCCCCGCGCCCTTCGCCGAGTTGGCCACCCGTAAGATCATCCTCATCATCCCCGCCTCCGTCGTGCGTGGCCTCGACGACCCGGAGGCCCTGATGAACGTGTGGGACGCCGGCCTCGACGCCATCGCCGACCTGGCGGCGATGCCGCGCGACCGCGAACGCCCCGAGCGCATCTGCTCCGACCAGCAGATCAGCGCCGGCTACATGCACTCGGGCTATCCCATCATGACCTTCCTCGACGTGCCGCCGACCATGGTGGACCGCGACAAGCTGGTCAAGGGCGGCGCCAGCACCTGCTGGGGCTTCTGGCACGAACTCGGCCACAACCACCAGAGCGGCCACTGGACCTTCGGCGGCACGGGCGAGACCACCGTGAACCTCTTCAGCCTCTACTGCTGCGAGCGCGTGAGCAACGAGCCGGTGGCGAAGAACTCGTGGCTCAACCCGCCCCAACGCAACAAGACCGTGGCCAAGTACTTCGCCGACGGCGCGAAGTTCGAGGACTGGTGCCGCGACCCCGCCCTGTCGCTGATGTTCTACGCCCAGCTCCAGCAGGCGTTCGGCTGGGGCGCCTACCAGCGCGTGTTCGCCGGCTACCGCGCCGCGCGGTCCGGCGATCTGCCGCACAACGACGACCAGAAGCGCGACCAGTTCCTCGTGCGCTTCTCGCGCGAAGTGGGGCGCGACCTCGGCCCGTTCTTCACCGCCTGGGGCATCCCCACCAGCGAGGCCGCCCGCAAGTCGCTCGCGGGCCTGCCCGTCTGGCTGCCGCCCGACTTCAAGAGCGGCATCCCCTTCACCCTCGACCCTTGA